One part of the Sporomusaceae bacterium genome encodes these proteins:
- a CDS encoding rubrerythrin family protein: MSTDKNLAAAFAGESQANRKYLAFARQADQEGFPQIAKLFRATAEAETIHAHAHLKAMGGVKSTAENLKAAFSGETYEFEEMYPPFIKTAEADNNAAAVRTFKLANEAEKIHAELYKKALANLASKEVYDVFLCPVCGHVAEGSVPDACPICGAKAAAYKKID; the protein is encoded by the coding sequence ATGAGCACCGACAAAAACCTCGCCGCCGCGTTCGCCGGCGAATCCCAGGCCAACCGCAAATACCTCGCGTTCGCCAGACAGGCCGACCAGGAAGGCTTCCCCCAGATCGCCAAACTCTTCCGGGCCACCGCCGAAGCCGAAACCATCCACGCCCACGCCCACCTCAAAGCCATGGGCGGCGTCAAGTCGACCGCCGAGAACCTCAAAGCCGCCTTCTCGGGCGAAACGTACGAATTCGAAGAAATGTACCCGCCGTTCATCAAGACAGCCGAGGCCGACAACAACGCCGCCGCTGTCCGCACCTTCAAGCTGGCCAACGAGGCGGAGAAAATCCACGCCGAGCTCTACAAGAAGGCGCTTGCCAACCTCGCCAGCAAGGAAGTTTACGACGTCTTCCTTTGCCCCGTCTGCGGCCATGTCGCCGAGGGCTCCGTGCCCGACGCCTGCCCCATCTGCGGCGCCAAGGCCGCGGCCTACAAGAAAATCGACTGA
- the speD gene encoding adenosylmethionine decarboxylase translates to MMKVIGKHITVDMYGCSFERLDDLEFVKTAMHTAVREANMTLLDFSYYKFEPQGLTALALLAESHMSIHTYPELGYAAVDVFTCGDHSRPDKAVSILKNFLKPEKTKITNIKRGDFGSESDMKPKVKVSMTPLRRVRTTGARVLSFLSRAK, encoded by the coding sequence ATGATGAAAGTGATTGGCAAACATATCACGGTCGACATGTATGGCTGCAGCTTCGAGCGCCTCGACGACCTGGAATTCGTCAAGACGGCCATGCATACCGCGGTACGCGAAGCCAACATGACTCTCCTGGACTTCTCTTACTACAAGTTCGAACCGCAAGGTTTGACCGCCCTGGCGCTTTTAGCCGAAAGCCACATGAGTATCCACACATACCCCGAGCTGGGATATGCGGCGGTAGACGTCTTCACCTGCGGCGACCACAGCCGTCCCGATAAGGCCGTCTCCATCCTCAAAAATTTCCTCAAGCCGGAGAAAACGAAGATCACCAACATCAAGCGCGGCGACTTCGGCTCGGAAAGCGATATGAAACCCAAAGTCAAAGTGAGCATGACCCCCCTGCGCCGCGTCCGTACCACCGGCGCCAGGGTGCTCAGCTTCCTGTCCCGCGCGAAATAG
- a CDS encoding class I SAM-dependent rRNA methyltransferase, producing MDATAKIILRKGAQHRVEAGHPWVYQTELDAVEGDFAPGDIVDVYNFRRRFIGRGYINPRSQIIVRILSREQEPIDREFLKRRLAAAWQWRQRFVAEPEYCRLVFGEADFLPALIVDKFGPYLVIQTLALGIDIYKDMIVGILEEMFSPAGVYERNDVPVRELEGLEQRKGFLRGEFPTLIEVRENGIPFYADIENGQKTGFFYDQRENLTLLKDFVAGARVLDCFCHTGSFTVHALRYGAEHVNAVDISAPAVELAAKNAALSGVADRCDFQVANAFDVLRSQSDERRQYDVVILDPPAFTKNRGGLEGAARGYKEINLRGLKLVKPGGFLVTCSCSYHMDRDFFAAIVLDAARDARRTVRQVEYRTQAKDHPILPAAPETNYLKFLVLEVL from the coding sequence ATGGACGCGACAGCCAAGATAATCCTGCGCAAGGGGGCGCAGCACCGCGTGGAGGCGGGCCACCCCTGGGTATACCAGACCGAGCTTGACGCCGTGGAGGGCGACTTCGCCCCCGGCGACATCGTCGACGTGTACAACTTCCGCCGCCGTTTCATCGGCCGCGGCTACATAAACCCCCGCTCGCAGATCATCGTCCGCATCTTAAGCCGCGAGCAGGAACCGATCGACCGCGAGTTCCTCAAGCGACGGCTCGCCGCCGCCTGGCAATGGCGGCAGCGGTTTGTCGCCGAGCCGGAGTACTGCCGGCTGGTCTTCGGCGAGGCCGACTTCCTGCCCGCCCTGATCGTCGACAAGTTCGGGCCTTACCTCGTCATCCAGACGCTCGCCCTCGGCATCGATATATATAAGGATATGATCGTCGGCATCCTCGAGGAGATGTTCAGCCCCGCCGGCGTGTACGAGCGCAACGACGTGCCGGTGCGCGAGCTGGAGGGGCTGGAGCAGCGCAAGGGCTTCCTGCGGGGCGAGTTCCCCACCCTCATCGAAGTGCGCGAGAACGGCATCCCCTTTTACGCCGATATCGAAAACGGCCAGAAGACCGGCTTTTTCTACGACCAGCGGGAGAATCTCACCCTGCTGAAGGACTTCGTCGCCGGCGCCCGCGTCCTCGACTGCTTCTGCCACACCGGCTCGTTCACCGTCCACGCCCTCCGCTACGGGGCCGAGCACGTCAACGCCGTCGATATCTCCGCGCCGGCCGTCGAGCTGGCGGCCAAAAACGCCGCCTTGAGCGGCGTGGCCGACCGCTGCGACTTTCAGGTGGCCAACGCCTTCGATGTGCTGCGCAGCCAGTCCGACGAACGCAGGCAGTACGACGTCGTCATCCTCGACCCGCCGGCTTTCACCAAAAACCGCGGCGGCCTGGAGGGGGCGGCCCGCGGCTACAAGGAGATCAACCTGCGCGGCCTCAAGCTGGTGAAGCCGGGCGGCTTCCTCGTCACCTGCTCGTGCTCTTATCACATGGACCGCGATTTCTTCGCCGCCATCGTCCTCGACGCTGCCCGCGACGCCCGGCGGACGGTGCGCCAGGTCGAATACCGGACGCAGGCGAAGGATCACCCGATACTGCCGGCCGCGCCGGAGACGAATTATCTCAAGTTTTTGGTGCTGGAAGTACTTTAG
- a CDS encoding nitronate monooxygenase — protein sequence MNMQTKLTSLLGIEYPVLQGAMAWVSEARMAAAVSAAGGAGIIATGGQSGAWVREQIRLAKSLTSKPFGVNVTLLSPTKDEVIEVICEEKVAFVTIGAGNSVPYFPVFDKAGIKKIPIVPNAKLAQRVEASGADAIVIEGMEAGGHIGVLTTMALMTQVIPLVSIPVVAAGGFADGRGLAAALVMGAAGVQIGTRFMVAEECPVHAKFKEKLLAAVDTDTVVTGATIGHGVRGLKNKFTEKFLALERSGTPVEELNRLAAGTNRLAAVDGDIENGMVQAGQSLLPLKKIEPVKDIIAAIVAEAGRVLAGAPGLVK from the coding sequence ATGAATATGCAGACAAAATTGACGTCATTGCTGGGTATCGAATACCCCGTTTTACAGGGAGCCATGGCCTGGGTTTCCGAAGCGCGCATGGCCGCCGCGGTGTCCGCTGCCGGGGGGGCGGGGATCATCGCCACCGGCGGGCAAAGCGGGGCGTGGGTGCGGGAGCAGATCCGCCTGGCCAAGTCGCTGACTTCCAAGCCGTTCGGCGTGAATGTCACGCTGCTGTCGCCGACCAAGGATGAGGTTATCGAGGTTATCTGCGAGGAGAAGGTGGCGTTCGTGACCATCGGCGCCGGCAATTCGGTGCCGTATTTCCCGGTCTTCGACAAGGCGGGGATCAAGAAGATCCCCATCGTGCCCAACGCCAAACTGGCCCAGCGCGTCGAGGCCAGCGGCGCCGACGCCATCGTCATCGAGGGCATGGAGGCTGGCGGCCATATCGGCGTGCTGACGACGATGGCGCTGATGACGCAGGTGATCCCGCTGGTATCGATCCCCGTGGTCGCGGCCGGCGGCTTCGCCGACGGACGGGGCCTGGCGGCGGCGCTCGTGATGGGCGCGGCCGGCGTCCAGATCGGCACACGGTTCATGGTCGCCGAGGAGTGCCCGGTGCACGCGAAGTTCAAGGAGAAGCTGCTGGCGGCGGTCGACACCGACACCGTCGTGACCGGCGCGACCATCGGCCACGGGGTGCGCGGCCTCAAGAACAAATTCACCGAGAAGTTTCTCGCCCTGGAGCGCAGCGGCACCCCGGTCGAGGAGCTCAACCGCCTGGCCGCCGGCACCAACCGCCTGGCGGCGGTGGACGGGGATATCGAGAACGGCATGGTGCAGGCGGGGCAGAGCCTGCTGCCGCTCAAGAAGATTGAGCCGGTCAAGGATATAATCGCGGCGATCGTCGCCGAAGCCGGCCGCGTGCTGGCCGGGGCGCCCGGTCTCGTTAAGTAG